DNA sequence from the Candidatus Limnocylindrales bacterium genome:
ACGATCAGGCCGTGGGCTACGACGACCTCGAAGCACTCGATGCCGGCGTTCCGACCGTTTTCGTCGACATGGCGGGCAACGGCGACGTGCTCGCACGCGTGCACCGGCACTTCGGCGACAACCTGAAGTACAGCTGCCAGGTCGGCGGGACGCATTGGGAGCGGATCGCCACCGCGCAGCCGCTTTCCGGCCCGGCGCCGAGGCTGTTCTTCGCGCCCGACCAGGTCGCCAAGCGAGCCAGGGAGTGGGGCGCCGCGGGTCTGCAGGAAAGAATGGGAGCGGCGTGGCGCGGCTTCCTTGCCGGCACCGCAGGATGGCTCGGCATCGAGCGCGGCGTCGGCCGCGAGGCCATCGAGCGCGTCTATCTGGCCACGCTCGAAGGAACCGCCGACCCGCGCCGCGGCTACGTCCTTTCGATGGACTGAAGCGGTGGCGGCCCCGCCTGCAGCTAGCCCGCGCTTCGCCGCGCGCTGCGACCGCCCTTGCGGCAACGCGTGCAGCGCGCGGCGCGCCGGCGGCCGCCCCTTCCGTGCGCGCGCCTGATTCTCGGCCATGCTGGAGACGCTCGATCTGCTCGTGGTTGCACTGGCGGCCGTGGCCGCGGGTGCGGTCAACGCGCTGGCCGGCGGAGGGACGCTGATCACGTTTCCGATGCTGGTCGCCGTCGGTGTGCCGGCGGTGACGGCCAACGTCACCAACACGGTCGCCCTGTGTCCGGGATATTTTGGCGCCACGCTCGCACAGCGCCGCGAGCTCGCGGGCCAGCGGCGACGTCTTGCGATGCTGCTGCCGGCGGCGGCGCTCGGCGGCGTCGCTGGCGCGATGCTGTTGCTGCAGACGGGCGAGAAGACGTTTCGGGAGCTGATCCCGTTCCTGATCCTGCTCGCCTCGGTGTTGCTGGCGGTGCAGGCGCGCGTGCGGCGATGGCTGCAGCGCCGGCGCGAGGACGCGCGCGCCGCCGCAGCGGGCAGCGGTGGGGCGGCCTACGGGGAAGGCGGCGCCGACGGTGCAAGCTACGGCGGTAGCTTCGGCGCCGCGTCCGAAGGCGGCCACGCGCTCGAAGCGCGCGCCCCGGATCGCGTTGCTGCCGTCCTGACCGCGCTGGCGGCGATCTACGGCGGCTACTTCGGCGCCGGCTTGAGCGTCATCGTCCTGGCGGTTCTCGGCGTTGCGCTGGAGGATTCGCTGACGCGGCTGAACGCGCTCAAGCAGGCGGTGGCGCTGGCGACCAACGTGGCTGCAGCCGTCTTCTTCCTGTTCTCCGGCCAGGTCGTGTGGAGCGCGGCGCTGGCGATGGCCGCGGGCGCGCTCGCCGGCGGCGCCCTCGGCGGACGCCTGGCGAGCCTCATCGCGCCCGAGGTGCTGCGGTGGATCGTCGTCGCCGTCGGCGTCTTCCTCTCGCTCGTGTACTTCGCGCGCTGATCGTTTCGCCGGATCGCCCGAAAGTGCTCGAATGCAGCGCCCTGCGCCGATGACGCTGCGGCAGGACGTGGCCTTTCCAGGCAGAGCTACCGGAGGAAGCGATGATCAAGCTGTACCACTCGACCCTGAGCCGCTCGATGCGGATCCTGTGGCTGCTCGAAGAGCTCGAAGTGCCCTACGAACTCGTCAAACGCGAGCTGACCGTGCCGATCCGGCCCTATTCGCAGGACACGCCGACGGGCAAATTCCCTACCATCGAGGACGACGGCATGGTGATGTTCGAGTCCATCGCCATCGCCGAGTACATCCTGGAGAGATACGGCAACGGGCGTCTGGCTCCCGCGCCCTCCTCGTCCGAACGCGGTCCCTTCCTGCAGTGGATGCACTTTGCCGAGGCCACCGCGTTCGTGCCGGTGGCGGTCATCGCCTGGCACAAGTTCTTCCGGCACGACGCCGAGCGTATTCCCGAGGCGATCGCGGACTACGAGACGTGGGCGCACTCGGCGCTCGACCAGGTGGAAAAGGCGCTCGAGGGCCGGGACCATCTGCTCGCCAGCGGCTTCTCCGCCGCCGACGTCATGCTCGGGTACACGCTGCAGACGGCGAAGTTCTTCGATCTTCTGACCGACCGTCACCCGCGGACATGCGCATACTTCGCACGTCTGATGCAGCGCCCGGCGTTTCAGAAGGCGATGTCGTAGGAAGAGCCGCGCACGCGCCGTGCGCCGGCGGGTGAGGCCTCTACGCCGACTGCCGTGCGCGTTCCTGCATCGGAGCCTGCCGATCGAGCGCGAGATCGAGCGTGCGGACCTTGGCGAAGCGCTGCGCCGCGTCCTGCCAGTTCACGATCCTCCAGAACGCCTTGACCCATTCGGCCTTCACGTTCTGGTATTGCAGGTAGTAGGCGTGCTCCCACATGTCGAGCACGAGAAGCGGCACGGTGCCGTTGCCGATGTTGCCCTGGTGATCGTAGATCTGCTCGACGACCAGGCTCTTGCCCACCGGCTCCCACGCGAGCGCGCCCCATCCCGAGCCCTGCACGTTCAGCGCGGCTTCGGTCATCTGCGCCTGTAGCGCTTCCACGGAGCCGAACGACTCGCGGATGCACGCGTCCAGCTCGCCGTCGGGCATGCCGCCGCCGTGCGGGCTCATGTTGTTCCAGAACAGGGAGTGCAGCACGTGGCCGGACAGATGGAAGGCCAGGTTCTTCTGCAGCTGGTTGATGGCGCTGAAATCCTTCTTCTCGCGCGCCGCCTCCAGCTTTTCGAGCGTGGTGTTCGCTCCATCGACGTAGGCGGCGTGGTGCTTGGAGTGGTGCAGCTCGAGGAGCCGCGCCGAGTAGTGCGGCTCCAGCGCGGAGTAATCGTAGGGGAGCTCGGGAAGGGAGTACTTCTTCATTGCCCGCTCCTGTCGCGCGCCGTCTCCGGTCCTTCGCGATGACGATCGAACGGCGGCTGGTACTGCTGTTGCTCCCGCGGCGGCGCGGCATCGGGCTGCGGATGCTCGTGAGGCGCGAGGTCCGAATTGGCAGGCCCGGTGACCACCCGGCCACGCGCCTCGAAGCGCGAGCCGTGCACCGGACAGTCCCACGTATGCTCGGCCGAGTTCCACTGCACGATGCCGCCGAGGTGCGTGCACACCGCCGACAGCTCGCACACCGAGCTGCTGTCGTCGCGATAGACCGCGACCTTGGACAGGCCGCAGCGCATGATCGCGCCGTGCCCCGGCGCGACCTCGCCGGCGCTGGAAACCTCGCCAGGCGTCAGCCAGTCGGTGTACTGCCAGGCGACGTTGGTGTTCTCCTTCGCGTACTCCATCGCGGCCTTGATGTTCTTGCGCGTCGGGTCGTAGAGCGTCGACCAGACGTTGTCGCGTCCCTGGATGAGGTCGGTCAGCAGCATGCCGGCGATGGTCCCATGCGTCATGCCCATGCCGCAGTCGCCGGTGGAGATGTAGACGTTGTCGGAATCCATGGGATTGCGGCCGATGAAGCCGAGCCCGTCCACCGTCTCCCAGACCTGCCCCGACCAGCAGTGCTCGACGTGCCCGGTGATAGGGAAGCGCTCGCGTGCCCAGTCCTCGAGTCGGCCGAAGCACTCCTCGGGCTCGTGATTCTGACCCGTCTTGTGGTCTTCGCCGCCGATGATGATGGTGTCGAAGCCGCTTTCGTTCTCCTGGCTGCCCTGCCCGCCGCCGGAGCGGAACAGCCGGATGTAGTGATACGGATCGTGCGTATCCCAGAACAAGGCGTTGGGCACCGAGCGGGCCGGAACCTTCGCCGTGATGACGTACGTTCGATACGGCGCCTGCTTGGTATGAATGGCCACGCGATCGTTGATGGGCGTGTTCGTCGCGACCACGACGGCCTCGCACGTCACGGTCGAGCCCGCGGCCGTGCGCACGCGGGCCGGCTTTCCGCCGGTGATCTCCGTGGCCTTCGTGTCGGAGAAGATGCGCCCGCCCTTGCGCACGATCGCCTCGGCCACGGCGCTCAGGTACTGCAGCGGATGGAACTGTCCCTGGCGCGGAAAACGCAGGCACGGCCCGGTCTCGAACTTGTCGAAGTCGGCGCGGTCGAGCTTCTCGACCTGCGTCAGGCCCGCGCGATGCGCCGCCGCGAGCTCCTTCTCCAGCAGGTCGGTGGAGTGCTCGGGCGCGAGGAACAGATAGCCGTCGACGCGCTCGAAGCCGCAGTCGATGCTCTCCTGCGCGACGATGCTCTCGATGCAGTCGATGGCCGCGCTGTGGCTCTCGGCCGTCAGTCGCGCGCCTTCCTCGCCGTGAAGGCGTTCGATCTCGAAGTAGCGGGCGTCGATGGCATTGGAGAGGTGAGCCGTGGTGCGTTCGGTCTGGCCGCTGGCAACCGGGCCGTCGTCGATCAGGACGACCGACCGCCCTTCCTGCACGAGCAGATAGGCCGTTGTCATGCCGGCGATGCCGCCGCCGATGACGCAGACATCGGCGAAGACGTCATTGGTGAGTGCAGGATGACGGGGATTGGACACCGACATCCAGATCGAAGTGCTTTGCCCATTGCGGCTCATCGTGCGCTGCCTCCTCAAACAAAGGTACCAGGCACGACGCATGGCCGTGCCTGGTACCGTCTCGTCAACGTGGTGCCGAGTGAGCGAAGCGGAATCAGCCGTGCGTTCTTCCGGTGCCGCCGCCGCTGACGCCGCCGGTCTGGCTCGAGCTGCCGAGGCCGCCGCCGGCGGTGCTGCTGCCCTGGGAATAACCGCCGGTGCCGCCGCCGGTCGTGCTCGTGCTGCCCTGCGAGTATCCGCCGCTCTGCTGGCCCTGCTGGCCGCTCTGGCCCGCCATCTGGCGCGCCTGGTCGGCATACTCGCTGGCCATCTGCCTGCCCTGTTCGCTCGCCTGCTCCGCCATCTCGCGTGCCTGCCCGCCGTACTCGCTCAGCTTGTCGCCGATCTCGCGGCGCAGCTCCGCGCCCGGCTTCGGTGCGAACAGGATCGCCAGGCCAGCGCCGAGCAGCATGCCCGTTCCGAAGATGCCGAGCGCGGGCAGCAGATCCGTGGTTGTGCTGCTGCTGTTGCCGCTCATCCAGTTGCTGCTGGAGGAGCTGTACCGGTTGATCGCGTTGGTCAGGTCCTCTCGCGTCGGGAGGGACTGGAGAATGTCGTCAATGTTCATGGTCGCTCCTTGCCTGCGGTGAAAAGTTGCTGCCGTCGCGGCGCAAGGAGCGTTCGCTCCTGGCGCCGGTTGTGAGTCGCTCCGAGGGAGCGGGCTTCAGTGCTTCTGCTGGCCCTGTCCGGATCGGGAACCGCCGCCGCCACCACCACCACCGCCGCCGCCGGTGTCGCCAGCAAAGCCTTCCGTCACCCAGCTTCCCATCTCGCGAGCGGCCATCGCCATCGCGAAGCGCGTCGCCATGCCGAACGCGAGCAGCGTCAGCCGCGAGCTGAGCCCGCCGCCGAGCAGGTAGCCAATGCCGGCGGCAGTGGCCAGGACCGTGTACGGACGCTGCCGCATCTGGTCGGTGATGACCTGCGTCAGCTCGTTGGTCGTCTCCTGCACGTGCGTGGCGAGCTGCTGCACGTCGCCCTGGATCTGGCGGCCGCTGTTGAGAATCGCCTGCGGCCCGCGCTGCTGCTGGTTGCGCGAGGACGCGTCGGCGCCGTTCGATACCTGATTCCTGTTGTCCGCCATCTCGCTTACCTCCGTGCGAAGATTCGGGCCACGACGAAGCCGAGGCCGAGGGCCGCCAGGACCGCCGCCACCGGCCGCTCGCGCACGAACGTCTGCAGCTGCTGCTCGAAGTCGGTCGCGGTGGAGCGAACGGCCTCGAGGTCGGTCTGAATCGTCTGCGAAATCTGTCGGAACGAGCGATCTTCCGAGTTTCGATCCGTGATCATCGTAGTCTCCTTAACGCGCGGAATTCGGGTCGTGCAGTCAGTAGGGGCCCAAGGGCCGGTTTCTCTTCCTTGTCGTCGTCACCATCGCCGAGGCCGAGCCACAGGCCGAAGCAGAAAGCACCGGCGAGCCATGCCACCGGCGAGGAACGAATGTATTCTCGGAGGTCGAGCTTCTGCTCCGCGACGTCGGCCAGCTCGTGCACCGCTTCGAGAAGGACTTCCTCGTCCCGCTCGATGCCCTGCAGCAGGTCCTCGCGCCGCTCGGCGAAATCGCCGCCATTCTCGGTTGCCATGTCGGTGCCTCCGCCGTTCAGTGATGGGTGTGTTGCGCCGTCGCGCGTGAGTCGTCGCGCTCGTGTTCTTCTTCGGCTTCGGCGGCGAGCTTGGGCAGCTGTTCGCGCACGGCAAAGAAGACGACGACGGCGCCGATGGCCGCATTGACGAGCGCGAAAATCGCCAGGTGCCCGACCGTTCCCATGTTCGGGGTCAGCCACAGGACCAGCGCCGAGATGGCGCCGAACCATGCGGCAAGGCCGACGATGACGCCGAAGATCACCAGGGCAGTGCGCACGACGAGCGTGCCCACGAGCGCGTTGATCTCCAGCATCACGAGATCGATGCGTTTGGTGATGACGCCTTGGGTTGCCGATGCCAGCTTTTCCAGCGCCGCCGGCAGCGACGGCTCGCTTCCCGGCGCATAGGCGCCAACGCCGTTGGCTCTGCGATTCTCGGGCTCTACGTAGCGCGGCCCGCCCGGTTCGGAACGATTTGCCATGGCTTGTCTCATCCTCGCCTGGAAGGCGCTCGGCGCCTGGACGCGCCGACTCTCCCGGTCCTCATGATGCCCGTCCTTCTGCGGCTGCACCGTCTGGCGCACCCGCCTTCTCGCGATCGCGGTCTGCGCGTCAGTTGTTGACGTGCAGATCGTTCTTGACGGAGCAAACGCCGCGCGTGCTGCGCGCAACCTGCATCGCCTCGAGCCGCTCGATGCTCGATGGCACCGTTCCGCTCAGCCGCGCGACGCAGTTCTTGACGTCCACCTCGACGTTCTTGAGCGCGACGCGCTCGCCCATGCTCTTCTGCAGGTTGGTGGCGATTTCGTCGTCGCGCGCGGTCACGGCCTCTTTTTTGGCGGAGGCCACGACCTGCAGCTCGTTCTTGACGTCGCGCACGCCGTCGACCTGGCGCGCCTGGCGCTCTGCCGCCGCCTTCTCCTTCTCGTCGGCAACGATGCCGAACAGCGTAACGACCCCTCCACGGGTATCGACGTTGATGTCCATGGCAGGCGTCGCGTCGTCGGCGAGCAACCGCATCTTCACCATCGAGGTCGTGTACAGGTCCGCGGCGGCGCCGCTGGGACGGGCCGCGTCGTTGCCGCGACGGGCCGTTTCCCGAACGGCGGCCTCGTTCGAGACCGGCGCCGTGCCGCCGGTCTCGGATGCAGCCGCTTCGCCGGCCGCGCCGCCCGCCTTCGCGTTCCTGATCTCGCCGGGCGAGGACGTCTCGGTGTCCGGAAGCGCGGCCGCAGCGCGTTTCTCCTCGCGGTCATCCTTTTCCAGTGCCGCCACCTTCGCCCGGTTCTCGCGGGGATCGTCGGCATCGCCGTAGCTACCGGTGGCGCGCGTATTGTCGATGTTGACGTTGGGATTGATGCTCTCGCCGGTGGCAGGATCGCGCACGGCGTTGGCGGCAACCTTGTTCTCGACGTGCCCGGGTGCCGGCGCGGTGCCGGTGCTGCCCGCGGATCGTGGCCGTTCGCGCCAGATGTCGGCATCGGCGAGCGTGTCGGGGCTCTGAATCTCGCTTGCCACGCGGCGCACGCCCTCGACGCTGCCGGCCAGTTGCACGGCGGTGAGATGATCCGTCAACGTGCGCGCGGTCCCGCCGAGAAGCACCACTCCCTTGTGGACCGAACGGATGGAGATGTTGCTGTCGCCGAGGGAGTCCTCGTGCTGCAGCTTCATCTCGACGTCGCGCGCGATCGCTTCATCACGCGCCTGGACCTGCTCCTGTTTCGCGGCAGGCACCACCACGAGCAGGTTGCGGACGCTGCGGACGCCGTCGACGGCCTTCGCCACGCGTTCGGCTTTCTCCTTCTCCGCTGCGTTCCTGACCGAGCCGTGCAGCGTGACCTGGCGATTGACCGTGTCGACGTTGATCGCATCGATGGCATTGGCATGGATGCCGTCGGACGAGATCAGCGCCAGCTTCACCTTGGTCGTGATCCAGACGTCGTTGGGTGCCGCAAGGACCGGCGCAGCCATGAAGAGGAAGCCGGCGAGCAGGAGGCCGCCGGCGAGAAAGCTTGGGCGTGGCTGGCTGATCGGAATCATGATGCGTTTTCGTCGCGACGTGAAGGGTGCGTCGGGTCGCGCGCCTCACGCACGGGCATGCCGCGCGCGACCCGTCGCCGTCGGCAGAGCGACGCTGCTCGCTCTGCCCTCCCGCCTCATGGTGCGGAAATGCCCCGGCCGCCGCGGCCGCTCAGAAGCGCCACAGCGAGGAAGATCAGAGCCAGAACGGCGAAAAGCCATCCGACCTGCGCCGACAGGCCGGCTACGCCATTGAATCCCAGTACGGACGCAATGAGCGCGATGACGAAAAAAACGACTGCGTAATGTAGCATTGGGGTTACTCCTTCGACGGTCGATTGTCTGCGCCCGTCGGACGAGAGCTAGTGCATGCGCCTGTTCGTGTCGTCGAGGCTTCGCTCGAAGTCCGAAATCTCCTCTTCGACTTTTTCCTTGGCCATGCCGTACTTCTGCTGGAGAACGCCGGCGAGCTTGTCGCGCTTGCCTCCGATGGTCGTGAGTTCATCGTCGGTCAGCTTGCCCCAACGCTCTTTCACGCCGCCTGCGAGCTCTTTCCACTTTCCTTCGATCTGGTCCCAGTTCATCGGGCCTTCTCCTTGTTCCGAGGCATCCCGTCGGCGAGCACACACGAGTGGTGCATCGCTGCACCATCCGCGCGTGACACCCCGCAGGAACGTTCGATTAGACGCTCGGACCGGTGTCGCCTTTCAAACATACGACGCGTTCCGCAGGGCGTGAAGGCCTTTGAAAAACACATGCGGCCACATGAGGCCGCATGTAACGTCGATGGGGGACTGCTCGCGTGATGGCGTACGCGTAAGTGTCGGAAAAGCGGATCAGTAGTACGGTTCGAGGATCCAGAAGATCAGCTCGCCGGCGCGCTTGAAGACGCTGCGACGCTGCCACTTCTCCAGCTGCATCTCCTCGCAGTGCTGCAAGTCGCGCTGGAACATGTCCTCCATCGCGGTAGCGAAGTCGCGATCGTAGACCGAAAGGCTTTCTTCCGCGTTGACCGACATCGACCGCGCGTCGAAGTTGATCGACCCGATCGTGGAGAAGATGCCGTCGACGACCATCATCTTGCTGTGGATCATCGTCGGCAGGTATTCGCAGATCTTGACGCCGTTCTCGAGAAGGCCTGCGTAGTGCATGCGCGAGTTGTACCGGATCATCGGCAGGTCGTTGTGCTCGCCGGGAACCAGCACGTGCACGTCGACCCCCCTCTGCGCGGCCGCGCTCAGCGCGCGCCGGACCTGAGCGTCGGGGATGAAATAGGGATTGGTGATGTGGATGTAGTCGCGCGCCGCCTGGATCGTCATGATGTAGAGCATCTTGGGCAGCGAGGCGGAGTCTCCGGTCGAGGACTTGATCGCGTGCGCGATCATCTTCCCGGTCGGCTGCAGCGCCGGGAAGTAGTCGTCGCCGGCCAGGATCTCGCCGGTGGTGAACGTCCAGTTCTCGTTGAAGATGCCCTGCAGCTGCGCGACCACGGGGCCCGTTACCCGCACCTGGGTCTCGCGCCACTCATCGGGGTTCCGCGCGTCGCCGAGCCAGCGCTTGTCCACGCCGAGGCCGCCGGTGTAGCCGATCTTGCCGTCCACGATCAGCAGCTTGCGGTGCGTGCGCACGCCGGGCCGGCGCAGGGTATAGAAGCGCAACGGATTGTAGCGCGCGATCCGCACGCCGGCATTCATCATCTCCTTTTCGAGCTTGCCCATGTCGGCGCCCCAATCGTCGACCGTCAGGCGCACCTTGACGCCGCGCTGCGCCGCCTCCATGAGCGCATCGGCGAAGATCCGGCCGGCCTCGTCGTCGGCGAAGATGAACGTCTCCATGTTCACCGACACCTTGGCGTTGCGGATGTCGGCCGTCATCGCCGGGAAGATCTCGACTCCGTTCTCGAGCAGCGTGGCGTGGTTTCCCGCCACCATTCCCTCGCCGATGATGTGGAGCGAGCGGAAGAACTCGGGCTCCTCCACCACGAACGAAGGGTGGAAGACGTAGTTGTTCTGCTTGCTCTTGGACAGCAGCGCGCTGCGCACCCCGTTGACGACGCTGTTGGTGTAGACGCAGCCGCTGCTGCTCAGCAGGACCGCCGCTGCCACCGCGAGCGTCATCGCGCGCCTGAGCCGGAGCCGTGGCGTCGCGGATGCATGCTGTCGCGGAATGGCTTGTGTCTGGCGCGTTCGAAGCAAGAGAAGAAGACGCTCCATGGTGCTACGTAAGCATGGAAGCCGCGGGCGAAGAAGACGGCCTTAGAGGGAAGTCGGGCGACGACGCGGCCTGCGGCAACGAAGTCGCCGTCAACTCAGGGGAGGCGGCCGCCGCGCGTCAACTCCGCTAGCCGCTTTCGCATGGTCGCGGGCGAGCAGCGGCGCCGGCGCAGCTCGGCCCACGGGTCGCCGGCCTCGACGTGCCGCAGCACGTTGCGGATGGTGTACGTGCGCGAGTCCAGGCTCTTGCGCCGCAGCTCGTCCCACTCGATGGGGGCCGAAACGGGCGCGCCGGGCAGTGCACGCACCGAGTAGGCGCTGACGGCCGTCTGGGCATACGCATTGCGCGCGATGTCGAGGTAGAGGCGGCCGCGGCGGTTGGCCTTGCGGTGCTCGACGGTCAGCTCGTCAGGATACCGCGCCGCCAGCAGATCCATGAGGTCGCGCGCGAACGCGCGTACGACGTCGAAGTCGTCCTTGCCCGTCAGCGGCACCACCAGATGAAGGCCCTTGGAGCCGGTGGTCTTCAGGAACACCGGCGCCTCCATCTCATCGAAGATCTTCTTGCAGCAGCGGGCCGCCGAGCGCGCCTGCTCGAACTGTCCGGAGGGAGGATCCAGATCGACCACGAGCACGTCGGGACAGTGGATGCGGTCGGCGCGGCTCAGCCACGGGTGCAACGTGAGCGCTGCCTGGTTGGCCAGGTAGAGGAGCGTCGCGCGGTCGTTGCACACGACCAGATCCTGCCAGCCGCCTTCCTTCTTGACGCGCACGGTTCCGATCCAGTCGGGAAAATGCTCGCTGGCCTGCTTTTGATAGAAGCCGAACCTGGCGATGCCGTCCGGGTAGCGCTGAAGAACCAGCGGGCGGTTCTTCAGGTGCGGCAGCATCCACCCGCAGATCGCATCGTAGTAGTCGAGGATGTCTCCCTTGGTGATGCCGTCGTCGGGGAACAGCACCTTGTCCAGGTTCGACACCTCCAGTGTGCGCGTGCCGGCCTTGCGGATCGCTGGGATGCGTTTGGCCATCGTTGCTAGGCCTTCGGCCTTTCGCGGCGGACGTCGCCGGCCTTCTTGTCGGTGCGAAGGCCGTAGAACCGCGGGTGACGCAGCTTGCCGTCGTTGGTCCATTCGGTGAACCCGAACTCGCCGACCAGCGCAGGCCGGGCCCAGTGCGCACCGCGCACGCGCGGCGCCGGCTCGAAGGGGCACCTGTCGGTGGTCAGCCGCCGCAGCTTCGCGCCGAGCGATTCAAGCGTGGCCGCGGTGAAGCCCGTGCCGACCTTGCCGGCGTAGCGCAGCCGGCCTCGCTCGTAGTAGCCCACCAGCAGTGCGCCAAAGCTGGTGCGGGCGCCCGTCGGGTCGGTGTAGCCGCCGATGACCAGCTCCTGGCGCGCGAGGCACTTGAACTTGAGCCAGTCTCGCGAGCGGCGGCAGGCGTACGTGCCGCTGGCGAGCTTCGCGATGAGGCCCTCCCAGCCCTGGCGGCACGCCTCCTCGAGGAACGTGACGCCATGCTCCGCGCGGTGCTCGGTGTAGGCGAGCGCGCCGCCGAACCGCAGCGCCCGCGCCAGGAGCTTCTTGCGCGCGGTCACCGGCAGCCGCGTCGTGTCGAAGCCGTCGAAGAACGGGATGTCGAACAGATAAAGGTGCACCGGGACCGCCCGTACCAGGGCAGGACCGGGATCGGCGACGCCCATCCGTGCCTGCAGGCGCGCGAAGCTGGTGGCCTTGCCGTCCATGGCCACGATCTCTCCGTCGACGATGAAGTCGCCGCAGCGCTGCCGCGACAGCGCGCGCACGAGCTCCGGATACGTCGCGCTCATGTCGCGGCGGTTGCGCGAGTACAGGCGCACGCGGTCGCCGCAGCGGAAGGCCAGGCAGCGGACGCCGTCGAGCTTGCGCTCGTAGATCCAGCCGGGATCGGAGAAGTGCTCATCGGTCAGGGTCGCCAGCATCGGCTCCATCCACGGCGGCTGCCGCTTCTTGCGCAGCAGCGCACGCTCGCTCTCGGCGAGCGCGTTCCAGGCCGCGGCCGCCGTCACTTCGACGACCAGACCCGCCGCTTCGGATCCGCCGCGACCTCCTCCAGCGTCCGCCCCGTCATCACGCTCCGCGCCTGTTCGGTGACGGGGTCCTCGTGTGCGCTGGCGCACTCGTCTCGCATCTTGATGAGCAGCCAGTTCTTGGCGTTGTCGCCCATGCGGCTGTGCACCAGTGCGAAGCCGCCGCGAACCTTGCGGCCTTCCAGCCACACCTCGATGCTGCCGCGCTCGTAAGCGTCCTGCATGCCGATTTCCTGCCCGCCTCGCTTCTTGATGTTGCGATACGGCCCGGCGTCCCAGACGATGACCGTGCCGCCGCCGTATTCCTTGGGAGGAATGACGCCTTCGAAATCGGCGTAGTCGACAGGATGGTCCTCGGTCTCCACCGCCAGGCGCTTGTCGGCCGGATTCATCGAGGGACCTTTCGGGACGGCCCACGACTTGAGGACGCCATCGACCTCGAGCCGGAAGTCATAGTGCAGACGAGTGGCGGCGTGCTTCTGGATGACGAAGAAGGGGTTCCTGTCCTTCTTCCACTTGCTGGTGCCCTGGCCCTGCGGCTCGGGCGTCCTGCCGAAATCGCGCATGCTCTTGTAGACGGCCAGTGGATCGCGCGTGCCGGTCGTGCGGGACCGCGCCTTGCCTGGCGCAGTCGTGCGGGCCGGCGCCTTGGCCTTGGCAGTCGTGCGGGCCGCTGCCTTGGGCTGCGCAGTCGCGCGCGCGGCCGTCTTGGCCTGCGCGGCCTTGCCCGCCGCCGGCTTCCCGCGTGCCTGGCGCCGCGGCGTCTTCTCGGCCGCGGCCGCGGCGGTCGCCGCTTCGCTCTTGGTGCTGCGTGCTGCAGCAACGGTCTTCCTGGAAGCGGTCTTGCTTGTCGTGGCCTTCTTCTTCCTGGCCGTCGGCATGGGCCGTCTCCTAGACCCCCCGTCTCAACAGATACACCCCGAACCACTCACGCTC
Encoded proteins:
- a CDS encoding YtxH domain-containing protein, giving the protein MNIDDILQSLPTREDLTNAINRYSSSSSNWMSGNSSSTTTDLLPALGIFGTGMLLGAGLAILFAPKPGAELRREIGDKLSEYGGQAREMAEQASEQGRQMASEYADQARQMAGQSGQQGQQSGGYSQGSTSTTGGGTGGYSQGSSTAGGGLGSSSQTGGVSGGGTGRTHG
- a CDS encoding sulfite exporter TauE/SafE family protein, with product MLETLDLLVVALAAVAAGAVNALAGGGTLITFPMLVAVGVPAVTANVTNTVALCPGYFGATLAQRRELAGQRRRLAMLLPAAALGGVAGAMLLLQTGEKTFRELIPFLILLASVLLAVQARVRRWLQRRREDARAAAAGSGGAAYGEGGADGASYGGSFGAASEGGHALEARAPDRVAAVLTALAAIYGGYFGAGLSVIVLAVLGVALEDSLTRLNALKQAVALATNVAAAVFFLFSGQVVWSAALAMAAGALAGGALGGRLASLIAPEVLRWIVVAVGVFLSLVYFAR
- a CDS encoding phage holin family protein, which translates into the protein MRAARAAFAPSRTICTSTTDAQTAIARRRVRQTVQPQKDGHHEDRESRRVQAPSAFQARMRQAMANRSEPGGPRYVEPENRRANGVGAYAPGSEPSLPAALEKLASATQGVITKRIDLVMLEINALVGTLVVRTALVIFGVIVGLAAWFGAISALVLWLTPNMGTVGHLAIFALVNAAIGAVVVFFAVREQLPKLAAEAEEEHERDDSRATAQHTHH
- a CDS encoding glutathione S-transferase family protein encodes the protein MIKLYHSTLSRSMRILWLLEELEVPYELVKRELTVPIRPYSQDTPTGKFPTIEDDGMVMFESIAIAEYILERYGNGRLAPAPSSSERGPFLQWMHFAEATAFVPVAVIAWHKFFRHDAERIPEAIADYETWAHSALDQVEKALEGRDHLLASGFSAADVMLGYTLQTAKFFDLLTDRHPRTCAYFARLMQRPAFQKAMS
- a CDS encoding FAD-dependent oxidoreductase translates to MSRNGQSTSIWMSVSNPRHPALTNDVFADVCVIGGGIAGMTTAYLLVQEGRSVVLIDDGPVASGQTERTTAHLSNAIDARYFEIERLHGEEGARLTAESHSAAIDCIESIVAQESIDCGFERVDGYLFLAPEHSTDLLEKELAAAHRAGLTQVEKLDRADFDKFETGPCLRFPRQGQFHPLQYLSAVAEAIVRKGGRIFSDTKATEITGGKPARVRTAAGSTVTCEAVVVATNTPINDRVAIHTKQAPYRTYVITAKVPARSVPNALFWDTHDPYHYIRLFRSGGGQGSQENESGFDTIIIGGEDHKTGQNHEPEECFGRLEDWARERFPITGHVEHCWSGQVWETVDGLGFIGRNPMDSDNVYISTGDCGMGMTHGTIAGMLLTDLIQGRDNVWSTLYDPTRKNIKAAMEYAKENTNVAWQYTDWLTPGEVSSAGEVAPGHGAIMRCGLSKVAVYRDDSSSVCELSAVCTHLGGIVQWNSAEHTWDCPVHGSRFEARGRVVTGPANSDLAPHEHPQPDAAPPREQQQYQPPFDRHREGPETARDRSGQ
- a CDS encoding BON domain-containing protein, translated to MIPISQPRPSFLAGGLLLAGFLFMAAPVLAAPNDVWITTKVKLALISSDGIHANAIDAINVDTVNRQVTLHGSVRNAAEKEKAERVAKAVDGVRSVRNLLVVVPAAKQEQVQARDEAIARDVEMKLQHEDSLGDSNISIRSVHKGVVLLGGTARTLTDHLTAVQLAGSVEGVRRVASEIQSPDTLADADIWRERPRSAGSTGTAPAPGHVENKVAANAVRDPATGESINPNVNIDNTRATGSYGDADDPRENRAKVAALEKDDREEKRAAAALPDTETSSPGEIRNAKAGGAAGEAAASETGGTAPVSNEAAVRETARRGNDAARPSGAAADLYTTSMVKMRLLADDATPAMDINVDTRGGVVTLFGIVADEKEKAAAERQARQVDGVRDVKNELQVVASAKKEAVTARDDEIATNLQKSMGERVALKNVEVDVKNCVARLSGTVPSSIERLEAMQVARSTRGVCSVKNDLHVNN
- a CDS encoding DUF1328 domain-containing protein, with product MLHYAVVFFVIALIASVLGFNGVAGLSAQVGWLFAVLALIFLAVALLSGRGGRGISAP
- a CDS encoding CsbD family protein codes for the protein MNWDQIEGKWKELAGGVKERWGKLTDDELTTIGGKRDKLAGVLQQKYGMAKEKVEEEISDFERSLDDTNRRMH
- a CDS encoding superoxide dismutase, whose translation is MKKYSLPELPYDYSALEPHYSARLLELHHSKHHAAYVDGANTTLEKLEAAREKKDFSAINQLQKNLAFHLSGHVLHSLFWNNMSPHGGGMPDGELDACIRESFGSVEALQAQMTEAALNVQGSGWGALAWEPVGKSLVVEQIYDHQGNIGNGTVPLLVLDMWEHAYYLQYQNVKAEWVKAFWRIVNWQDAAQRFAKVRTLDLALDRQAPMQERARQSA